One Gigantopelta aegis isolate Gae_Host chromosome 1, Gae_host_genome, whole genome shotgun sequence genomic region harbors:
- the LOC121369326 gene encoding activating signal cointegrator 1 complex subunit 1-like gives MDVLKPSVIWIGNRCYRRNPMLQREGNFAEEDFTDDITDRVYCDETCDESVDVRETKDGFTVSMDIPSVFFKFIIGKKGETRKNLEAETRTQIRIPKLGQEGEVVILGHDKQGVCSAKTRVDVMVETARQREPFTHFLSLPINSDLVRIKFDDFKDDILRECDGDRGLDRTIFQNPLKLHLTAGTLVLLTKKEIQKAVDVLQQCQQDLVEPILKGEGLHYAVKGLEYMNDDPNAVDVLYAKLISPDEDDRLQILADQLVDKFTSLGLMQHQYDRVKLHVTVMNSLMRKEPTAVERTRHERGTGSGKQRESFDASKILKKFGSYDFGTYHFNTLHLSQRHSSSPDGYYTCAGSIALP, from the exons ATGGATGTTCTTAAGCCTTCTGTAATTTGGATAGGAAATCGGTGCTACCGCAGAAATCCTATGCTTCAAAGGGAGGGAAATTTTGCAGAAGAAGATTTTACAG ATGACATCACAGATCGAGTGTATTGTGACGAGACGTGCGATGAATCTGTGGATGTCAGGGAAACCAAAGATGGCTTCACGGTCAGCATGGACATTCCGAGCGTGTTCTTCAAGTTCATCATAGGCAAGAAAGGAGAAACGAGAAAGAATCTGGAGGCAGAAACACGCACACAGATCAGAATTCCAAAATTAGGTCAGGAAGGGGAAGTTG tTATTTTAGGTCAcgataaacaaggtgtttgttctGCAAAGACGCGGGTTGACGTGATGGTGGAGACGGCGCGTCAGCGAGAACCCTTCACTCACTTCCTGTCCCTCCCCATCAACAGTGATCTCGTCCGAATTAAGTTTGATGATTTTAAAGATGACATCTTACGCGAATGTGATGGG GACCGAGGCCTGGACCGAACGATTTTCCAGAATCCATTAAAACTGCATCTGACGGCTGGAACCTTGGTGCTCCTCACAAAGAAGGAAATACAGAAAGCCGTGGATGTCCTGCAGCAGTGTCAGCAAGACCTTGTTGA ACCTATACTGAAGGGCGAAGGACTGCACTACGCGGTGAAGGGACTGGAGTACATGAACGACGACCCCAACGCTGTAGACGTGTTGTACGCCAAGCTGATCAGTCCAGACGAGGACGACAG ACTACAGATTCTGGCTGACCAACTTGTGGACAAATTCACTTCTCTGGGTTTGATGCAGCACCAGTACGACCGTGTCAAACTTCACGTTACTGTGATGAATTCGCTGATGCGTAAAGAACCAACAGCCGTAGAGAGAACAAGACATGAGCGTGGTACGGGCTCGGGAAAACAAAGAGAATCCTTTGATGCATCCAAAATACTGAAG AAATTTGGAAGCTACGACTTTGGAACTTACCATTTTAACACGCTGCATCTATCACAGAGACACTCATCCAGTCCTGATGGATACTATACATGTGCTGGGTCAATTGCACTTCCATGA